The proteins below are encoded in one region of Engraulis encrasicolus isolate BLACKSEA-1 chromosome 1, IST_EnEncr_1.0, whole genome shotgun sequence:
- the asf1bb gene encoding histone chaperone asf1b-B, translating into MAKVQVLNVAVLDNPSPFGNPFQFEITFECMEDLPEDLEWKIIYVGSAESEEYDQVLDSVLVGPVPAGRHMFVFQADAPNTGLIPESDAVGVTVVLITCTYRGQEFIRIGYYVNNEYTDPELRENPPVKPNYTQLQRNILASNPRVTRFHINWEGSSEKMEDSENVDPAPNTSCSSSSAMLPPSCLPGSAKGPPPLGLMPDNSMDCL; encoded by the exons ATGGCCAAAGTACAAGTGTTGAACGTCGCTGTTTTGGACAACCCGAGTCCGTTCGGCAACCCCTTCCAGTTTGAAATCACATTCGAGTGCATGGAAGATTTGCCCGAAG atctGGAGTGGAAGATCATCTACGTGGGCTCTGCGGAGAGTGAGGAGTATGACCAGGTTCTGGACTCTGTGCTGGTCGGACCCGTACCTGCCGGACGACACATGTTTGTGTTCcag GCGGACGCTCCAAACACGGGCCTGATCCCAGAGAGTGATGCTGTGGGCGTGACGGTGGTCCTCATCACCTGCACCTATCGCGGCCAAGAGTTCATCCGCATCGGTTACTACGTCAACAACGAGTACACAGACCCGGAGCTGAGGGAAAACCCACCTGTCAAACCAAACTACACACAG CTCCAGAGGAACATCCTGGCGTCTAACCCGCGCGTGACCCGCTTCCACATCAACTGGGAGGGCAGCTCGGAGAAGATGGAGGACAGCGAGAACGTGGACCCGGCGCCCAACACCAGCTGCAGCTCCAGCTCCGCCATGCTGCCCCCCTCATGCCTGCCGGGCAGCGCCAAGGGGCCCCCGCCGCTTGGACTCATGCCAGACAACTCCATGGACTGCCtctga
- the LOC134438491 gene encoding complement C3-like has protein sequence MKQVQLCWPACLVLCLVVFSHHADAGAQVQCPDKCSPQKTGVKTLAELTHTACHASTKFVFEVTVENMESSLTTDAYNISMLEVFKYGADDPMDQERIFISVPSCKSQLGLKPGNNYLIMGQASSIKQVAGKYYYMFDEHTWLQYWPTDVQGQSDAYKNQYDNLEQFRNDMSFGCKS, from the exons ATGAAGCAAGTTCAACTGTGTTGGCCGGCCTGCCTGGTCCTCTGTCTTGTGGTCTTTTCACAccatgc TGATGCCGGAGCCCAAGTCCAATGTCCAGACAAGTGCAGCCCTCAGAAGACAGGAGTGAAGACGCTGGCCGAACTCACCCACACAGCCTGCCATGCCTCCACCAAATTTG TTTTCGAGGTGACAGTGGAGAATATGGAGTCTTCACTGACTACAGACGCCTATAACATCAGCATGCTGGAAGTTTTCAaatacg GAGCTGACGACCCCATGGATCAGGAGCGAATCTTCATCTCCGTACCGTCGTGCAAGAGCCAGCTGGGCCTGAAGCCGGGCAACAACTACCTGATCATGGGTCAAGCCAGCAGCATCAAGCAGGTAGCCGGGAA gtactACTACATGTTTGATGAGCATACCTGGCTGCAGTATTGGCCTACAGATGTCCAGGGCCAGAGTGATGCCTACAAGAACCAATACGACAACCTGGAGCAGTTCCGCAATGACATGAGCTTTGGATGCaagagctaa